The Alnus glutinosa chromosome 10, dhAlnGlut1.1, whole genome shotgun sequence DNA window tccacacaagtaccaaagtcagtagaTTATTatttaccgacttttattttctctatggagatatatttcaatctccaatgcCATAACAAGagtatttttaaattcacaaaaacTCCACTTTATGTCAACATTATTATgtagaaataattttgtttcaaaatttagGATATAGGTCAACTtcaaatagactttaaatagaCTCTCAACCAATATTTcacccaaaaataagaaaaaatttcaagtttaagattgaaaattttaactaactaaactagaaaataaatttcgaaaagattatggaatataaaacatttttgaggtcaaaattataactgaattttaaattaaCCTATAAATCCCAACAACCTCCAATTATAAAAACATTTGTTCTGCATTTGCGTTGACAATGtagattgttaaaccataatcaatccatagcatatttgaatgagtcactaaaagagattcacgataCACTAGATAtttgagattatctttattttaagtcatttctcatactttatgcaatctttctttatatgcacttaatttttcttattgcatgagaaataggtatcttgattgccataatactttattggcaccttaggGGTGGCGGTGcggagctgaagaagaagaaaatggaagaagaagagaagggcggcggcaacatgaatctaattcaactgggaaaaaaagagaaagaataagtTAATCATGTCTTGTGGGGGTGACCCGCCACCCAACCCGCTAAACTGagttaaacgggttgacccgtttatgacccaaacccgtttaaagTAGACCAAAATCCACTAATTTCATGTCGGCTCGTATCGGGTTGTCGGGTTATGTCTAAATTGTTAGCCCTAGAATTAATGGTCCTACGAAAGAAACGGTTTTGGCTCATGTTAAAGATCAATAAAATGGTCAAGTTCGTCTCATTTATTAAATGCGCAAACAAAACAAAGGTTGTTGGGACTGCAATAACACTAGTACACTAAGCATTTCTCCACGAGTGATTAGAGCTCATGTctccatgattttttttttaaagactttCTTGTAATATTGAATAAAGAAGCTATCAGGAAATTAACTTCCCCAACATATTAAGAAGCGTGTTAaatatgacaaaaaagaaaaagaaaaagcggTTTAGAAAAAAGGTAACAGCACagctagaaagagagagagaaaagctcGCTTTGTAATCTCTGATTGAGCTTGAGTTATTTATTTGGTTAAAATTATAGAAATTTGAAGTATACAAGCTTCCTCCAATTCTAACTAGGTTGAaagtcctctttcttttctttttttctttctttcttggtctTTGGCAAGAGAACCTTCTTGCAGCATGCTAGCTAGATGGTTGATCTCAAGATAGTTTTTTGCTCAGATAAACTGAATAAACACACTACCCTGGCCTAATCACCactacagaaaaataaaagactaaataaagtAGTGAACTCGGGCTACATATGTCCCAAccaaaattattatcaaattgcTCCATTCATGAGTCCatgacaaaattcaaaaaaataaaaagggaaaactttacttacaatcccccccccccaagaGTATATATAAGCGGTTTTGCAATCTTAACTTTGATGTTTATAAATTTACAATTTGAATATTCCATATTTCATTCcctttcaatttcaccaattttttgttaaaatgaccatttttttttttcaggaaaaaaaaaaaaaaagaagtaaaaattcaaaaaatgccTTGAACTGACCCACAGCCAGGACTAGCAAAACAAGTTGGTGTGTTGGGTTTGTGTCAAACTTGACATGACACTATTGACCCGTTTAGCTAACAGGTCGTGCCAAGTTGACACGACCtgatctatttttatttatttattttttattcaccACTAGTACAAAGACCAATTTGctacaaaatgaaaaaattaaaaaacctaaCAAGGGATGCAGCAGGACTTGAGCTTAAATAAGAGACCAATGGTTATACTGGTGTTGGGGAAATAATCAGTTCCGAAGCCACGTGGGCCTAAGGTCGTATCGGGGCTGAGCCCGACGGGTCGTCCCGGCCAGATCAAACCCAAATACAGGACCTGGccttcgttatctccaaaaagattCCTATCCCGAATACCTCaggatagacttctatcccatcaaatatgggataaggtcgTATCGGGGCTGAGCCCGACGGGTCGTCCCGGCCAGATCAAACCCAAATACAGGACCTGGccttcgttatctccaaaaagattCCTATCCCGAATACCTCaggatagacttctatcccatcaaatatgggataaggtaccaaTTAGCATGGAATCAGCTGTAGAGGTAGTGTCTTATCCGACTTGGATTCTATGAAGATAATTCTAAAGCCTATGCGATCAAAGATTTAGACTCCTAATCCAATTGTGCTTCAGCACTCCAGTAATTTtttaactgtgagcctataaataagattGCTACGCCAGGTATATTGGACACACTTACTCTAATCTTTGAGTAAAGATACTCCCAAAAATTGTCtatctgacttaggcatcaaagTAGGGgtacggaaaaaaaaaattattaatagatTGAttcgttttgtttttattgttttagctAGTGTCTACAACTGCTACCGTAGCAAAATGAATGATGAGTTTTTTGCAAATAATTTAGTTGTctacattgaaaaagaaatttttgagACCTTCCATTTATTCAGATTTAATACCcaatgattttgtttctctaataGCGCGTAGGATGCAATTTTAGatacttttgtattttgtatttttctttatttttgtattaGTGCCTACATAactacttcatatatatatatatatattgatcaatttgatatatattatatgttttttgtGATACAcatattttgttataatttactttttaaattgtatttaccatacttttaaatattataataaaaatgtaatatataaagagacaaaaataataataatttatcttatcattatattttattattttagttccGTCCTTCTTAAGACAAATTCCAAGCTCGGCCTACAATTACATCAAATATGTATACATCACACGTGTTTGGGAGagatacatatacatatatatatatatatacacacacacacacgcgtgATTCATCCcatcaacaaaaaaagataCATGGTTCATATCAAAATCTGGCCGTCTGTTGACCATTGTGaattatccttttttttcttttttctttttctttctttttttttttttctaatttttgtgaATCACCCTTATTAGTATAGAATCGAACATTAAATGTGAAAAATGGTCTTTAGAATGGAGCTCTCTATAGAATAAAACCCAGGTGGGGAAATACAGATGGATGATGGTTCAACATCCATCCCTCAGCACAAGGATAATTTCTTCTCCAGCATTCTCACCACAAATTCCATTTCCGCTGGCAACCATAtcaattatttcattttcttcaaccACATCACATCTAATACTGTCAGGAGCATCATTTACATCCTCACAATTCTCATCACGAGATGATACATCATCATCCTGACAGTTACTTTCATTCTCTAACTCTTTATCTTGATTAGTACAATCCATATTAACAGATTCTTGCTCAATTTACTAATTAACTCACTGTTTGATATGATCCATTGTGATCTATGGGGCTATTTACtatgaaatcaaataataattctaGTTACTTTCTTACTATTGTGGATGACTTGAGTCGTTCTCCAATAGGgaatttttttatacattttaaaTCTCAGACATGCTCATTCATTCAATATTTCTTTCAAATGGTTGAAATTCACTTCAacaccaaaatttaaaaaagaagatttttttacGTATCTACAATAATTCACTTTTTaccacgtcactaattagtgacacGCTAATTAGTGCCACATCAATTAGCACATGCTAATTAAATTTAGCAATTtgctaaatatttttttaaaaagtatattgaaattaaattcattaGTGACGTGACAAATTTTCACACGTCAATTCAAAATGCCACGTCAATGATTACTAATGTGTCAAAATGACACGTCAAGAAAGAGTAGCGTGTTATTTTGACTTGACGCATTTTGACACGTAAATAATTTTTGACGTGGCATTTTGACAGGTCAATACTTATTGACGTGGCAAAACAACAcgtcaaaaattaattaattaataatattaattatgtgttttaaaaaaaatattaatgatgaGTCACATGTGATCTTCACGTGTCACCACTAACATGTCAAGACACAATTCCTTACCACCTTACCCATGTGATCACTATACTTACAATTGTCATTACGAGATGATGCATCCTCATCCATAAAGTTACTCTCATTTACCAACTCTTTATCTTGATTAGCACAATCCATATCAATTGCAAATACCAAACTGCGAACCAGGGTTCCAGACAACATAAGCTTTATCTTGATTAAGCTGGTCAACAACTTTTGCACATCTACCTTCTATGACAACATCAGAGTCTGGAATCTTTAATGCTTTGCGCCAAGATGTTAAACCACTCACCCACTCATCTCTCCAATATCGTGAAAAATCATCCTTCCCTGAGTACTAATCAAGCCAGAAGTAAGAATGCACTTTTGTACCCAACTTATCAACCAACCAATAGGCACGTTGATAAACACCAGGGTCCTTCTCATTCAACAGCCTGAGCTTTAATTGGTTGTGGTAAAACTCCATTGCTGCGCATGTCTCCTGGCTGGCAAGTGGAAGAGATTTTAGCGCTGCAATCCATGCACCTGAGTCAGGAGAAATGTCTCAATTCAATAATAACTtaccaacaaagaaaaaaacaaaaactacagACTATTTTAGAGCAAGACTTCATAATTTTACCCTATACAATCAAGTTGATCTTTTACCAATCAAGATTGCTGACTCAATTGGCTGAGAATCATAGGACTGACCATATCCCCAAAAACAAGTAcataaatacacacacacaccccaCAGATTTTGATATTGATAATTGGATCAACATTAATTTCgggagtaattctaaaagtccTTCATGTGTTATTCTTATGTCCtccaaaaaatgaggtggcttttaaaatcaccatttgatcaaaatttagtGGTAATCAATCATAAGcacaatgatgattttaaaagctacttcATTTTTGGAGGGATACAAGAGAGACTTATAGTATTACTCTAATTTCGAAAGCCCTTAAAtcagagtaattctacatgtacaggATCTTTTGTGCGAACTCTGTTGTAAAGAGCCCTCATCCATCTATGCACATCTGAACTAGCAAACCTTGGTGCTATTATCCAAGCTACAGGAACAGCCTTGTTGTCTGAGTTGAATACAACAAGACTGTGAATGGGATGCTAGATCAATTTGCAGAGAGAGCATAGTTAGTTTCTCATGACACTAAGGACTTTACAcgaactttaaataaataaaaacagacCTTTAATTTGTTTGCTCCAAACCTTGAATCAGAAGCCAGAAGGCTGCGGTTCCCAAATCAAATCATTTGTTGCAACTGCCACTCTGTTTGAATGCCAAAAGTGATAGGTTCGGAATCAGAGAAATcttcataaaagaaaacatgaccCTGGTGGCCTTCAACCCACATACTGATGCCGACTGCATCATCTGCATCCAGTTCATATGTAGAACGTCGGATGCTCCTCTCCTGTCTCCGAACATACCGGTGCGTTAAAAGGTCATCACGGTTACAAGGCCCACCCTGTCTCTCTACTGATTCATTGTGTCTTTGCATTATGGTCTCCACAGAAACCCCAACATAGAGTAGAGATAAGACACGCAAACTGAGGCCCTCTTAGATATATGGGGCAAACATAGCAAGCGTTCCAGCAGCCTTCTTGTCCTGTGGACCATGGCATGGCAACCCCTTCTTATATATCTACATGCTTATCGTCATCATATATGATGAGCGGTACTGATGGTTCAGCAATTAAGCGTTTCACGATAAAGTGGCGGGTGCACCCCCTCTTAGTATTTGGCCGGCcagcatttttcttctttgggaCATAAgtagccctttttttttttttgagaaaagggACATAAGTAGCCCTACTGGGTCATACAATGCACCCTTCCTGTAGTCATCAGGACCAAAAGAACACCAATACCTACAAAATCAACAGGATAACTTAAACTCATGATGCAGGCCCAGTTACTAGGGGATGCTAAAGGGAAAAATTTCAACTTACAGAATGTATTCAAGAATTCCATCAACTTTTGGCTTGTAAGCCATCTCTGGAGGCCAACTCCGCCTTGCTTCAACATGAAATCTCGTTGGACAGTCTTTATTTGCTGATTCACCCCGTACAAAATCCTCTACTCTAGCAAAGGGGATTAGAACAACTCTATTAGTTTTGTCACGCCAACCTTCCACCTTTGACCACACAAGGTCAGCAGAAGAAAACTCCAAGGTTGGAGGATTCTGTAAAGGAAGGGACAGATTCTCATCCCATCTCGCCATCTGCAACAGTATACAGGCATACAGCATCAACTAGAATATTTacagatgaaaaataaattaaaaaataaaaagaaacaagtaCACATCGTCCAATTAATTAGGGGAAGACTGAATTTGTTCAAAGAtgctaaccataaacccaagttTAGAGACAACTAGACGGACGATTTGTACGATAACAtcaaaagaagtacaaacgccgAATTGAAACACATTGATACAACAAATCCGGAACCATAAGGAACCACAAGCAGATGGCAATCTTGTCAATGGCCCTCACATCAAGAGGAGATCATCCCCCCTCCCCTTTTACAATAAACTCAACACACCCACAGGGATTTGAACCGCAACCAAGCCCACCACCCCCATACTTATGCTGGAAATGCCATTAGGCCCAACTCTGTGATATCTTTTAGGGCTTGATGGTACCTTAAACGAGGGTTTTCTTTCAAACTCAGGGCATTCACAAATAAGAACAGATTCAAGGAAACGTAGGATTTCCAACAATACCATCTAAAGAAAATCTCCATAATCATTCGAATTGgctatcaagaaaaagaaagaacccaaaaaatttcaaacaaaattgcCCACGCCAACAAATTATATTAGAATTCAACATTCACAAAGAAGATGATTTGAGAGAAGAAGGTATGAGAGAGAGTTCTCTGTTTTTGTGTATTGTATATCTATTAGAAAGAACAAGCGTTCAGAATATATATACAGATGATAATGTCTTGCATAGCAAGCAAACTATATCTATACGATTACAACTGCAAGACTAACTAACTAAATACAATATGCACATGTCTAAATAGCAGGAACCAGCTCAGCAAAGATACAGCTggtaatactccccctcaagatgaaggtGCTGAACAAAAAATGTTTAGAACATTCATCTTGGGCAACAATCGAGCAAAAACAGAAAGACCAACAGCTTTTGTGAAAAGATCAGCAAGATTGAGTTGAGAGTTGATGTGCATGGTGCGCAAAGAGCCTTGCTGAATCTTGTCCCGAACTAGATGACAATCTAATTCAATGTGCTTAGTTCGCTCGTGAAAAACCGGATTAGCTGCAATATACAAAGCAGCTTTGCTGTCACAATACAAAAGGGAAGCTTGGGAATGAGGAACATGAAAGTCATGAAGCAGGGCAGTGAGCCAAGTAAGTTCGCAGCTTGTAGAGGCCATGGCACGGTATTCGGCCTCAGCAGAAGAACGAGAAACCGTCTGCTGTTTCTTGGATTTCCAGGAGATGAGAGAAtcaccaagaaaaacacaaaaacccgTGACGGATCGCCGGGAATCTGGACAGCCAGCCCAATCACTATCACAAAATGCCTTGAGCTGAAGATCAGA harbors:
- the LOC133879436 gene encoding uncharacterized protein LOC133879436, with amino-acid sequence MMARWDENLSLPLQNPPTLEFSSADLVWSKVEGWRDKTNRVVLIPFARVEDFVRGESANKDCPTRFHVEARRSWPPEMAYKPKVDGILEYILYWCSFGPDDYRKGALYDPVGLLMSLFSKKKKGLLMSQRRKMLAGQILRGGAPATLS